One Plasmodium berghei ANKA genome assembly, chromosome: 13 genomic region harbors:
- a CDS encoding N6-adenine-specific methylase, putative translates to MSFLKILALIVLVINVKKNFVKNKKFNFPEDIHKTCIDSKRCYRNNKKWIMLGKYIKNKFNKDKYFYSFMQWNSSNFIKYKLLNKYVNFESSKIFSSEHKRNKTDNTLSEGEEEFVKYHQNTNEQKCEKEQNELHEMNINLNNKKKKSIKKDKYGIPEEKLNIRRLPNSKIKSKYNFCKIKTYNETTNINYKKKKILTINEGILKNKKLYSPDIYTRPMMSKVKESLFNILVHLGVFNFNNINVIDAFSGSGNLGIECISRGLSNVTFVDLSLNSCRTICENLKLCNIQHVNNKIIRSDVLELLKNPYKFDVLDKYNLGFFTPPYEQIIYSELVHSISKSELFDNDALIFIEYPKEINMLPQKVDNLIGLRNRKFGRTYFAIYVINHTGKYDYNINQDEFYPLHYNRKQRRQEKYI, encoded by the coding sequence AGGATATACATAAAACATGTATTGATAGTAAACGATGTTATaggaataataaaaaatggattaTGTTAGGGaagtatattaaaaataaatttaataaagataaatatttttacagTTTTATGCAATGGAATAgttcaaattttataaaatataaattactaaataaatatgtaaattttgaaagtagtaaaatatttagtAGTGAACATAAAAGGAACAAAACAGATAATACTTTATCAGAAGGGGAAGAAGAATTTGTAAAATACCACCAAAATAcaaatgaacaaaaatgTGAGAAGGAACAAAATGAGTTACATGAAATGaacataaatttaaataataaaaagaaaaagtcgataaaaaaagacaagTATGGAATACCAGAGGAAAAACTAAACATAAGAAGATTGCCtaatagtaaaataaaatcaaaatataatttttgtaaaataaaaacatataatgaaacaactaatataaattataaaaagaaaaaaatattaacaattaATGAAGGAatacttaaaaataaaaaattatattcacCAGACATTTATACAAGACCTATGATGAGTAAAGTTAAAGAATCgctatttaatatattagtCCATTTAGGagtatttaattttaataatattaatgtaATAGATGCTTTTAGTGGAAGTGGGAATTTAGGTATAGAATGTATTTCTAGAGGACTTAGCAATGTAACATTTGTAGATTTATCACTAAATTCTTGTAGAACTATTtgtgaaaatttaaaattatgtaatatacaacatgtaaataataaaataattcgATCTGATGTATTAGAACTATTAAAAAACCCTTATAAATTTGATGTACTTgacaaatataatttagGGTTTTTTACACCTCCATATGAGCAAATCATATATAGTGAGTTAGTGCATAGTATATCTAAAAGTGAATTGTTTGATAATGATGctcttatttttattgagTATCctaaagaaataaatatgctaCCACAAAAAGTTGATAATTTAATTGGTTTAAGAAATCGAAAATTTGGAAGAACATATTTTGctatatatgttattaaCCATACAGGGAAATAcgattataatataaatcagGATGAATTTTATCCACTACATTATAATAGGAAACAAAGACGCCAGGAAAAGTACATATAA
- a CDS encoding AP2 domain transcription factor AP2-O4, whose amino-acid sequence MNCLHENELTYTKNKNKIEKCYKVWEKIISKGIGCRKEEIKNNITKRKRDKERLISTLYGSVFKGEKYLLYSKKWRGKTLNEIINQDKKNYLNLKNLKNLKNVDNSYFCKLAIGYLDQENNNSLKKKTDSECVQNYDQDMDNKNINTSLKKNQSINNANNGLINKKRNQSIEKNTEIHNNEDVYEKLNYLEKRSYRNKLKANTNYNCNVINNNLTTNDNDVTNSKTNSHDNTVLNNNNNINNDHINNRDNNMSIHNIIHNNNEIKNGNIGFNTNNNKDTYNNDNNNYYYSNFDTNKNYNNNQMHNENKCYEKSNNENRLIKYKYLPTGVFYSRVSRSFIANWIDDKTKKQIKMPYKISEFGVEKCMILAILSRNLRISNLNNCLKYYDKLTEDQKEQMLQAIRTTQKSEKLFNDILKPNIKNIPNSVNDICSASTSNSNKNNENEAKSLNVKNKIIEKKKVKQSYNNAEKLPTGVYFYQGSYVANWWETNQKKQFKVPFKISEYGMTRAKNLAIISRLIRSSSIQEVNLILTQMEQNKNITKLNYTTILNLAFKYMKNPPKKY is encoded by the coding sequence ATGAATTGTTTACATGAGAACGAATTAACatacacaaaaaataaaaataaaattgaaaaatgttataaagtttgggaaaaaataataagtaAAGGCATAGGATGTAGaaaagaagaaataaaaaataatataactaaaagaaaaagagaCAAAGAAAGATTAATATCTACCTTATATGGTAGTGTATTCAAAGGGGAAAaatatcttttatattctaAGAAATGGAGAGGGAAAACCTTGAACGAAATAATTAAtcaagataaaaaaaattatttaaatttaaagaatttaaagaatttaaaaaatgtagataactcttatttttgtaaattggCTATTGGATATTTAGATCaagaaaataacaattctttaaaaaaaaagacagATTCAGAATGTGTACAAAATTATGATCAAGATAtggataataaaaatattaatactagtctaaaaaaaaatcaatcTATTAATAATGCTAACAATGGTCTaatcaataaaaaaagaaatcaatcaatagaaaaaaatacagaAATTCATAATAATGAAGATGTATATGAAAAACTTAATTATCTAGAGAAAAGAAGTTATAggaataaattaaaagcAAATACCAACTATAATTGCAACGtcattaataataatctaACAACAAATGATAATGACGTTACAAATAGTAAAACTAATAGTCATGATAACACTGtcttaaataataacaacAATATCAATAACgatcatataaataatcgagataataatatgtctattcataatattattcataacAATAATGAGATTAAAAATGGTAACATTGGTTTTAATACCAATAATAACAAAGATACTTATAACAacgataataataattattattattccaaTTTTGATACAAACAAAaactataataataacCAAATGCATAATGAGAATAAATGTTATGAAAAAAGCAATAATGAGAATagattaataaaatataaatacctACCAACTGGTGTATTTTATAGTAGAGTGTCCAGATCTTTTATAGCTAACTGGATTGACGATAAAacgaaaaaacaaattaaaatgcCATATAAAATATCCGAATTTGGAGTAGAAAAATGTATGATATTAGCTATATTGTCAAGAAATTTAAGAATAAGTAACTTAAACAATTGtctaaaatattatgataaattaaCAGAGGATCAAAAAGAGCAAATGCTTCAAGCTATTAGGACTACacaaaaaagtgaaaaattatttaatgatATCCTTAAAcctaatattaaaaatattccaaATTCCGTTAATGATATATGTTCTGCGTCTACAAGcaattcaaataaaaataatgaaaacgAAGCAAAAAGTTTAAAtgtcaaaaataaaattattgaaaaaaaaaaggtaaaacagtcatataataatgccGAAAAATTACCAACAGGGGTATATTTCTATCAAGGATCTTATGTAGCTAACTGGTGGGAAACcaatcaaaaaaaacaattcaAAGTTCCATTTAAAATTTCAGAATATGGAATGACAAGAGCAAAAAACCTAGCAATAATTTCAAGGCTTATTAGATCATCGTCTATTCAAGAAGTAAATCTAATTTTAACACAAATGgagcaaaataaaaacatcaCAAAATTAAACTATACtactattttaaatttagcTTTTAAATACATGAAAAATCCAccgaaaaaatattaa
- a CDS encoding phosphatidylinositol transfer protein, putative, translating to MKVVEFRICMPLTVDEYQKCQLYLVAKGTLEDAEQRIKNAEKYGSENSVGVIILKNESYVENNASGQYTLKKLNILHKMPKWLLNFVDKKYCTIEEQCWNAYPYIKTIFQSNGFPKGKIQLESSHHSGFDTENNALNLSDDLLNIRKIIYIDIVNDKVSSKEYNSNEDPSLFLSKKTGRGHFQQNWKETSEHIMTCYKLITLDIPYFGLFCSKIENWIISAIRDNLLKYHRKAFCWIDEWFDLKIEDIRNIEKDVQTKLKNFWTETGQDAPTDNISNHVDNSESDKESEESEESEKGEENNRNTSIYESLINDDDSKCESFSNISDNENIKNGVNKADKYSNNINDKIIFDEASKNSMVFSNISLSYKNEMSENMKNRNDEIRNQIMNRNNIKTYCENRIYDLEGYEIIQGKSEIKNNGFDENKNMNKEKGDLFDEIEPNKSVDKILVDNEKREIIEYFFFKKNKNEYGEYLYKISDGMFYSWKYRYFSIKDNKLYYYINNEKNDLKGEINLLNAQIHWIGEYKGRNNVFVIQCFYKNVYYLSIDDEIQAKKCMIDIQMASLINETNNSKNNVEKQNECNDINNIKVENYKNLMNTYNDVENSDNIENEAQPLNNLNGKIKEKKTKIKNEISKCSYIFKKNDKENENNINDQNDVSEHNTLQINKTNEYDNFEWIRITQKNKVENTSIGLQLFNNVNNKRWKTNDNWVYDNNSNCCNEYASPLLGDKSRNTFQSFNLKDIINVLFGSFEGIEIFKINKDIQYKGVKELLHELKIDLNINDELNDHLKKLFIFKKKRGKKIEYFLYIILIFLFFIFFHKILNFLFYFFIPIFFFFLGAFIYNDQICYYGFFSNTNYSVYKCSFNIHSNINFVMSILLNKNKIHKGEYYQNVIQSKNKCTRYVCSFIFFYVPIFKQVYEFYRPRKFFMTKYLEKHIREVDKMNDHNIGYEKFVIPKNENDKKKMRCYFIVQYTNKISKEYFNLINYEKKIKDENKDEFYKQFISNHDLNEYNMNKGDEKNTNLKNIEEKKKENNNFKYKKMSSIDGITTSIYRKNNTLNNSKYNSDFSTKKMSSIILEMSKAKVGKLIQNCIFGLLKRFFKIIKNTFFNEYVKGEGFDIYIIKGKGDKICNIEYLTCYNYKSAIFNNYLNIERCKNVIRLFMPNDNNKNNYQKCEIGFDKDNKSNLYIDENEENIKLLINKKKDEKEICRNIFFNINNEDISKNMIKYIYNLTRIKYANTNKYIGLIKNMNDIFFIINLSKVFLYLIDKIELHEIKNPKIIEKLTNRHSDFNFYSDDLFINNVIYILSGLKLLHNTYEKSWIFPKKNEKIEGKYNNSYIVISMTNELPITFSILTENYKTKTKLYSDIQFVSDSTMNGVNIFINNDIIIKSNNNYELKFAFPNISLIDLIKGNLTYTFCNNLVATDNLGNWANIKFIDKYTKCGQFCGIIKRNEEITNILSGNIFDKIIIDDDKRYNNMSDIEIEIEYNDDYNSTRLSENYIKVRTLMEKYKTNL from the exons ATGAAAGTTGTAGAATTCCGAATATGTATGCCATTAACAGTTGATGAATACCAAAAATGTCAACTTTATTTAGTAGCAAAGGGTACATTAGAAGATGCCGAACAAAGGATTAAAAATGCTGAAAAATATGGAAGTGAAAATAGTGTAGgtgttattatattaaagaaTGAATCCTATGTAGAAAATAATGCATCAGGGCAATATACattaaagaaattaaatatattgcaCAAAATGCCAAAATGgttattaaattttgttgataaaaaatattgtacaATAGAAGAGCAATGCTGGAATGCATATccatatattaaaacaatttttcaAAGTAATGGATTTCCAAAAGGGAAAATTCAACTCGAGTCATCACATCATTCTGGTTTTGATACAGAAAATAATGCCTTAAATTTATCAGatgatttattaaatataagaaaaattatatatatagatatagtTAATGATAAAGTAAGTTcaaaagaatataatagTAATGAAGACCCTTCGCTATTTTTGAGTAAAAAAACGGGACGGGGCCATTTTCAGCAAAACTGGAAAGAAACAAGTGAACATATAATGACatgttataaattaataactTTAGATATTCCTTATTTTggtttattttgttcaaaAATCGAAAACTGGATTATTTCTGCGATTCGagataatttattaaaatatcaCAGAAAAGCATTTTGTTGGATTGATGAATGGTTTGACTTAAAAATCGAGGATATACGTAACATTGAAAAAGATGTTCAAACAAAGCTCAAGAACTTTTGGACAGAAACGGGACAAGACGCTCCGACAGACAATATTTCCAACCATGTTGATAATAGCGAGTCAGACAAGGAAAGTGAAGAAAGTGAAGAAAGCGAAAAGGGTGAAGAAAACAATCGAAATACCAGCATATATGAATCCTTAATAAATGACGACGACTCAAAATGTGAGAGTTTCTCGAATATTAgtgataatgaaaatataaaaaatggtgTTAATAAAGCAGATAAATATTCcaacaatataaatgataaaattatttttgatgAGGCATCTAAAAATAGCATggtattttcaaatataagTTTAAGTTATAAGAATGAAATGTctgaaaatatgaaaaatcgAAATGATGAAATTCGAAACCAAATTATgaatagaaataatataaaaacttaTTGTGAAAATCGAATTTATGATTTAGAAGGGTATGAAATAATACAAGGAAAaagtgaaataaaaaataatggatTTGAtgagaataaaaatatgaacaaagAAAAAGGAGATTTGTTTGATGAGATTGAGCCTAATAAAAGTGTAGATAAAATTTTGGTAGACAatgaaaaaagagaaattattgaatattttttttttaaaaaaaataaaaatgaatatggtgaatatttatataaaataagtgATGGTATGTTTTATTCATGgaaatatagatattttagcataaaagataataaattatattattatattaataatgaaaaaaatgatttaaaaggagaaataaatttattaaatgctCAAATACATTGGATAGGTGAATATAAGGGTAGGAATAATGTGTTTGTAATTCAgtgtttttataaaaatgtatactATTTAAGTATAGATGATGAAATTCAGgcaaaaaaatgtatgaTAGATATTCAAATGGCTAGTTTAATTaatgaaacaaataattcaaagaataatgtagaaaaacaaaacgAATGTAacgatataaataatataaaagttgaaaattataaaaatttaatgaataCTTATAATGATGTTGAGAATAGTgataatatagaaaatgagGCTCAACCTTTGAACAATTTAAAtggtaaaataaaagaaaaaaaaacaaaaataaaaaatgaaattagtAAATGctcttatatatttaagaagaatgataaagaaaatgaaaataatataaatgatcaAAATGATGTTAGCGAGCATAATAcattacaaataaataaaactaaTGAATATGATAACTTTGAATGGATAAGAATAACCCAAAAGAATAAAGTTGAAAATACTTCGATAGGTttacaattatttaataatgtaaataataagagATGGAAAACAAATGATAATTGGgtatatgataataatagtaattgTTGTAACGAATATGCTTCCCCTTTATTAGGGGATAAAAGTAGGAATACATTTCaatcttttaatttaaaagatataataaatgtgCTTTTTGGGAGTTTTGAGGgtattgaaatatttaagaTAAATAAGGATATACAATATAAAGGGGTGAAGGAATTATTACACGAACTTAAAATTGAtttgaatataaatgatgaattaaatgatcatttaaaaaaattatttatttttaaaaaaaaacgaggaaaaaaaatcgagtattttttatatattattttaatttttttgtttttcatattttttcataaaattttaaattttttgttttatttttttatacctatattttttttctttttgggagcatttatttataacgATCAAATATGTTATTATGGATTTTTCAGTAACACCAATTATAGTGTGTATAAATGTTCCTTCAATATTcattcaaatataaattttgtaatGTCTATATTATTGAATAAGAACAAAATTCACAAAGGggaatattatcaaaatgtTATTCAATCAAAGAATAAATGCACACGTTATGTTTgtagttttatatttttttatgtccctatttttaaacaagtatatgaattttatagaccaagaaaattttttatgacaaaatatttagagAAGCATATTAGAGAAGTTGATAAAATGAATGATCATAACATAGGATATGAAAAGTTTGTTATtccaaaaaatgaaaatgataaaaaaaaaatgcgtTGTTACTTCATTGTACAATATACAAACAAAATTTCAAAAGAATATTTCAATTTGATAAactatgaaaaaaaaataaaagatgaaaataaagatgaattttataaacaatttatttcaaaTCATGATTTAAATGAgtataatatgaataaaggcgatgaaaaaaatacaaatttaaaaaatatagaagaaaaaaaaaaggaaaataataattttaaatataaaaaaatgtcttCTATAGATGGTATAACTACTAGtatttatagaaaaaataatacattaaataatagtaaatataatagcGATTTTTcaactaaaaaaatgtctAGTATCATATTAGAAATGAGTAAGGCGAAAGTTGGAAaattaatacaaaattgtatatttgGCTTGTTAAAacgattttttaaaataattaaaaacacattttttaatgaatatgTAAAGGGTGAAGgatttgatatatatataattaaggGAAAAGGggataaaatatgtaatattGAATATTTGACATGTTACAATTATAAATCTgcaatttttaataactatttaaatattgaaAGATGCAAAAATGTGATAAGATTGTTCATGCCTAAtgataataacaaaaataattatcaaaaatgtGAAATCGGTTTTGACAAAGATAATAAAAGCAACTTGTATATAGACGagaatgaagaaaatataaaactacttataaataaaaaaaaagatgaaaaagaaatatgtagaaatatattttttaatattaataatgaagatatatcaaaaaatatgataaaatatatatataatttaactagaataaaatatgctaatacaaataaatatataggattaataaaaaatatgaatgatatattttttattattaatttatcaaaagtatttctttatttaattgataaaattgaattacatgaaataaaaaatcctaaaataatagaaaaattaacaaatagACATTCcgattttaatttttattcagatgatttatttattaataatgttatttatatattaagtggattaaaattattgcataatacatatgaaaaatcatggatttttccaaaaaaaaacgaaaaaattgaaggaaaatataataattcttATATTGTTATAAGTATGACAAATGAATTGCCCATtacattttcaatattaactgaaaattataaaacaaaaacaaaattatattcagATATACAATTTGTGTCGGACTCTACAATGAATGgagtaaatatatttataaataatgatataataattaaaagtaataataattatgaattaaaatttgCATTTCCAAATATATCCTTAATCGATTTGATAAAAGGAAATCTAACATACACATTTTGTAACAATTTAGTTGCTACTGATAATTTGGGTAATTGGGCAAATATCAAG TTCattgataaatatacaaaatgtGGACAATTTTGTGGAATTATTAAACGAAATGAAGAAATTACCAATATACTGAgtggaaatatttttgataaaattattattgatGATGATAAAAG ATATAATAACATGAGTGACATAGAAATAGAAATAGAATATAATGATGACTATAATTCAACTAG aTTAAgtgaaaattatatcaaaGTAAGAACACTgatggaaaaatataagacAAATTTGTGA
- a CDS encoding 60S ribosomal protein L17, putative: MVKYAKQIRNPGKCAKAAAVDLRVHFKNTYETARAIRRMNLLEAKKYLNAVIEKKRCVPFRRYNGGVGRTNQAKEFNHTQGRWPVKSCKFLLNVLDNVQANAESKNLDVGKLKIIHIMVNRARPGRRRTFKAHGRINPFMSSPCHIQVIAREITKPAKKSLLTNKEKQKQLPFRITLKKLVKLNISQQRINKSKKLAK, encoded by the exons ATGGTTAAATATGCTAAACAAATAAGGAATCCAGGAAAAT GCGCAAAAGCTGCAGCTGTGGACTTAAGGGTTCACTTTAAAAATACTTATGAAACAGCAAGAGCTATAAGAAGAATGAATTTGTTAGAAGCTAAGAAATATCTAAATGCAGTTATTGAGAAAAAACGGTGTGTACCATTCCGTAGATATAATGGTGGTGTAGGAAGAACTAACCAAGCAAAAGAATTTAATCATACCCAAGGTAGATGGCCAGTAAAGTCATGtaaatttcttttaaatgtTCTTGATAATGTCCAAGCAAATGCAGAG TCAAAAAACTTGGATGTAGGAAAATTAAagataatacatataatggTCAATAGAGCCAGACCAGGAAGAAGAAGAACATTTAAGGCCCATGGAAGAATTAATCCATTTATGTCTTCCCCATGCCACATTCAAGTAATTGCAAGAGAAATCACAAAACCCGCTAAAAAATCTCTTTTAACAAATAaggaaaaacaaaaacaatTACCTTTCAGAATTaccttaaaaaaattagtaaAGTTAAATATATCTCAGCaaagaattaataaaagtaaaaaattagccaaataa
- a CDS encoding glycerol kinase, putative, whose protein sequence is MNIILSIDQSTQSTKVIFFDEELKVLHMNSLNHEQKCFKPGWYEHDPEEIIANLYKLMNEGINVLKEKYKTVVIKCIGITNQRETVIIWDKETGKPLYNAIVWLDTRVENLVTEFSKKYNNDYFQKKTGTYFNTYFSAFKILWLIKNNKTIKEKVKNGTAMIGNINTWLIYNLTKGNCYTDVTNASRTLLMDISTLQWDPEMCKMFGITNMYALPEIKCNCYNFGLVKSEKVPDYSNVPITGCIGDQQSACIGQAIFDEGEAKCTYGTGVFLLVNTGNKIVYSSCGLITTVCYKFNDDDKPNYALEGSIGTAGSGVSWLENVNLIKDTSEVNDIMENCKDTEGVVFVPAFGGLFAPRWRSDARACISGMSFNTSKAHIVRALLEGIVFQLSEIVNSLTSDMDIEMIHLLRCDGGMTKNKAFMQFNADILNTNIEVSKYKEVTALGAAVLAGLGVKLWKDLDSVKSLIRNKEYTFNSNMDAKSRSKKIKEWNKAVNKELLQS, encoded by the coding sequence atgaatattatattaagtATAGACCAAAGTACTCAGTCCACTAAGGTAATCTTCTTTGATGAAGAATTAAAGGTCTTACATATGAACAGCTTAAATCACGAACAGAAATGTTTTAAGCCTGGTTGGTATGAACATGACCCAGAGGAGATAATTGcgaatttatataaattaatgaatGAAGGaataaatgttttaaaggaaaagtataaaacggttgtaataaaatgtatagGTATTACTAACCAACGAGAAACTGTTATAATATGGGATAAAGAAACTGGCAAACCTTTATACAATGCAATAGTGTGGTTAGATACAAGAGTAGAAAATCTTGTTACGGAATTTTCTAAAAAGTATAACAATGATTATTTTCAGAAAAAAACGGgtacatattttaatacatattttagtgcttttaaaatattatggttaataaaaaataataaaactataAAGGAAAAGGTAAAAAATGGTACAGCTATGAttggaaatataaatacatggttgatttataatttaactAAAGGAAATTGTTATACAGATGTAACAAACGCATCTCGAACACTTTTAATGGATATCAGTACATTACAATGGGATCCAGAAATGTGCAAAATGTTTGGTATTACTAACATGTATGCTTTACCcgaaataaaatgtaattGTTATAATTTCGGTTTAGTAAAATCAGAAAAAGTGCCAGATTATTCAAATGTTCCAATTACTGGTTGTATAGGTGATCAACAAAGTGCATGTATAGGTCAAGCAATTTTTGATGAAGGAGAAGCAAAGTGTACATATGGAACAGGTGTTTTCTTATTAGTTAATACAGGAAATAAAATCGTATATTCTTCATGTGGATTAATCACAACAGTTtgttataaatttaatgacGATGATAAACCAAATTATGCTCTTGAAGGTTCAATAGGTACAGCTGGATCAGGCGTATCGTGGCTAGAAAAtgttaatttaattaaagaCACATCTGAAGTAAATGATATTATGGAAAATTGTAAAGACACCGAAGGAGTTGTATTTGTTCCAGCTTTTGGTGGTTTATTTGCTCCAAGATGGAGATCAGATGCTAGAGCATGTATAAGTGGCATGTCTTTTAATACAAGCAAGGCGCATATTGTTAGAGCCTTGCTAGAAGGTATAGTTTTCCAATTAAGTGAAATCGTAAATTCACTAACATCTGATATGGATATAGAAATGATTCATCTTTTGAGATGTGATGGAGGAATGactaaaaataaagcatTTATGCAATTTAATGCAGACAtattaaatacaaatattgaAGTATCCAAATATAAAGAAGTAACGGCTCTTGGTGCTGCTGTATTAGCTGGTTTAGGAGTTAAACTGTGGAAGGATTTAGATAGTGTTAAAAGTTTAATAAGAAATAAGgaatatacatttaattCCAATATGGACGCTAAGAGTCGAAGCaagaaaattaaagaatGGAATAAAGCCGTTAATAAAGAATTGCTACAATCATAA